From Synoicihabitans lomoniglobus, the proteins below share one genomic window:
- a CDS encoding ATP-binding protein has product MEIHVLARFILLVHAVTATGLAGWYFGLIPRGAYERRFRPLGIYMAIVLCSQFAIWLAFFELSLRPLVPWLIAIGTLLGGITLGWAFLTHRRSVDHRHTWPVISRLCLVAHYTCTFVVGGWLSDSHMPFGSTIATTLAVIALVWMILAQLNRTREHWRFLVGIIFVAAPLTLFTGWVISTLAYRHGIDSYDQRFRDRVIAFANLMSVDERSETLDSSAPTYARFSMQLRSVCASSPTISGAFLLPPEESSDGFIARWRDPVKTPRPLMLSAKVYARIAGDNEPKVARFRDLEDARVWHVAFARVHSALDDQPVAILGLAAPVELINQSIAGSLLFTDVIVFLIALIVYVSLAGYRHGVLRVGQRDTLLDINANLSRRLLDTFAPEDVSQWLINQLREGLNLQHASFWLHSRNKNTRGFRVLAIDSESRDSTLRPWRALTALPPAWTSALEKRQSIEGPLSELGEPIPEITDGPAGRSWVLVENIELHEELYGSIVVVFPERKLMTRGEIRSALRSIANSFAFCLAREERSEHLAAAEERFRTIIETSPDGFWDIDYTQSRSFRSPRWWRMLGHEPPDSDTDPHAHEALIDPDDLIQLQADAIKPGPPGRSFHREEYRAQHRDGSWHWIESDYVQMRTAHGPAERAIGFDRDVTHRHEYEERLRAAADSAARANKAKSEFLATMNHELRTPLNSVIGFATVLDRSTLNPNQREWVTSMRTSAEQLLELISDVLDFSRIEAGRLELDVSNIELRRVTEQSLDHFSSLATEKSIALHYEFTPHDRPVWVLGDALRLRQILTNLVGNAVKFTTSGYVRLRVNPLGLDRWEFTVEDTGPGIPPEQQANLFTRFNQIDASTTRSHGGTGLGLAISRELARAMQGDISFETADNLGAVFKVTVALPPATGQQRRYTDQNVSINRTVWVFDGDAHDMSALENALIQTGTRFRRIGCEEADKLPQDGDGPMHILFPRAYRPDTLAAAQRIATAVAQRTPRPVLIGIQPTQTQLSSPTPFDFELTAPLRRRVLIDVLNGQRPIDDETAPVATKDAPSAPASGKNLRVLVVEDHPVNRELVQTMLKFLGLAPDFAENGAIAVEQLKKKPYDIALVDIQMPVMDGFAVADWVRSSWHNRWSRPKLIAVTANATQRDRERCLSAGLDDYVAKPITLNILSQLIDQAKSPSPNSDDDSRPADSDAAKSPTTGSGSAGNHLVDWANFDSIIAFTNASESPSVLRRIIQTYQADSKTVLDAVEALDPSNHTEARKLLHKLKGSTGSLALMGAVDSIRKLHDPMEAPSPEVRAEMLQNIRRDTVLAVEAVFARYPWLNEG; this is encoded by the coding sequence TTGGAAATACACGTTTTAGCTCGATTCATCCTTCTCGTCCACGCCGTCACCGCGACCGGCTTGGCCGGATGGTATTTTGGGCTGATACCGCGGGGCGCCTACGAGCGACGATTTCGCCCCCTGGGAATCTACATGGCGATCGTGCTCTGTTCGCAGTTCGCGATCTGGTTGGCGTTTTTTGAACTCAGCCTGCGCCCACTGGTGCCGTGGCTGATCGCGATCGGGACGTTGCTCGGGGGAATCACGTTGGGGTGGGCGTTTCTGACGCATCGGCGGAGCGTTGATCATCGGCACACCTGGCCCGTGATTTCCCGGCTGTGCCTGGTGGCCCACTACACGTGCACGTTTGTCGTCGGGGGTTGGCTGAGTGACAGCCATATGCCGTTCGGTTCCACCATCGCGACGACCCTCGCAGTGATCGCGTTGGTTTGGATGATCCTCGCCCAACTCAATCGCACGCGGGAACACTGGCGGTTTCTGGTCGGTATCATCTTCGTCGCGGCGCCTCTGACCTTGTTCACCGGTTGGGTGATTTCCACGCTGGCCTACCGCCACGGTATCGACAGCTATGACCAACGCTTCCGCGACCGTGTCATTGCTTTCGCCAATCTTATGAGCGTCGACGAGCGGTCGGAGACGTTGGATTCATCCGCCCCGACCTACGCCAGGTTTTCCATGCAACTGCGCTCGGTATGCGCGAGTTCGCCGACCATCTCCGGCGCATTCCTGTTGCCCCCCGAGGAATCGAGCGACGGCTTCATCGCCCGGTGGCGCGACCCGGTAAAGACTCCGCGTCCGCTCATGCTGTCGGCCAAGGTTTACGCCCGGATCGCAGGGGACAACGAGCCCAAGGTTGCTCGATTCCGGGATCTGGAGGACGCCCGGGTGTGGCACGTGGCGTTTGCTCGGGTGCACTCGGCCCTTGACGACCAACCCGTCGCCATTCTGGGGCTGGCCGCGCCCGTGGAGCTCATTAATCAGAGCATCGCCGGCTCCCTGCTTTTCACCGATGTCATCGTGTTCCTGATCGCGTTGATCGTCTACGTGAGTCTGGCGGGCTATCGCCATGGCGTGTTGCGCGTCGGCCAGCGCGACACCCTGTTGGACATCAACGCCAACTTGTCGCGGCGGTTGCTCGATACGTTTGCCCCCGAGGATGTGTCCCAGTGGTTGATCAACCAACTACGCGAAGGACTCAATCTCCAGCATGCCTCGTTCTGGTTGCACAGCCGCAATAAAAACACCCGGGGATTTCGCGTGCTCGCCATCGATTCCGAGTCGCGCGATTCCACCCTGCGACCATGGCGGGCTCTGACGGCGTTACCCCCCGCGTGGACGAGCGCACTGGAAAAGCGCCAGTCGATTGAAGGCCCCCTCAGCGAACTCGGGGAACCCATTCCGGAGATTACCGACGGTCCCGCCGGTCGCTCCTGGGTCTTGGTGGAGAACATCGAGCTGCACGAAGAATTGTATGGTTCGATCGTGGTCGTGTTCCCCGAACGCAAGCTGATGACGCGCGGGGAAATCCGCTCCGCCCTGCGATCCATCGCCAACTCATTCGCCTTCTGCCTCGCCCGCGAAGAACGCAGCGAGCACCTCGCAGCGGCCGAGGAGCGGTTCCGCACCATCATCGAAACCAGTCCCGATGGTTTTTGGGATATCGACTACACCCAGTCACGGAGTTTTCGTTCCCCCCGCTGGTGGCGCATGCTCGGTCATGAGCCCCCGGATTCCGACACCGATCCCCATGCCCATGAAGCGCTGATCGATCCGGACGACCTCATCCAACTCCAGGCCGATGCCATCAAACCCGGTCCGCCTGGTCGCAGCTTTCACCGCGAAGAATACCGGGCCCAACACCGCGACGGTTCCTGGCACTGGATCGAATCGGACTACGTGCAAATGCGCACCGCGCACGGCCCGGCCGAACGAGCCATCGGCTTCGATCGCGACGTCACCCATCGCCACGAATACGAGGAACGGCTCCGCGCCGCCGCCGACTCCGCCGCTCGCGCCAACAAAGCCAAGAGCGAGTTCCTCGCCACCATGAACCACGAACTGCGCACGCCGCTCAACAGCGTGATCGGCTTCGCCACCGTGCTGGATCGCTCCACGCTGAATCCCAACCAGCGCGAATGGGTGACATCGATGCGCACGTCCGCCGAACAATTGCTCGAATTGATCAGCGATGTGCTCGACTTCTCCCGCATCGAGGCGGGGCGTCTTGAACTCGACGTATCCAATATAGAGTTACGTCGGGTCACCGAACAATCGCTCGACCATTTCTCTTCGCTGGCGACAGAAAAGTCCATCGCCCTGCACTACGAGTTCACCCCGCATGATCGACCGGTGTGGGTGCTCGGAGACGCCCTGCGTCTGCGCCAGATCCTCACCAACCTCGTGGGCAACGCCGTCAAGTTCACCACGTCCGGCTACGTGCGGCTGCGGGTCAATCCGCTGGGACTCGACCGTTGGGAGTTCACCGTCGAGGACACGGGGCCGGGCATTCCGCCGGAACAGCAGGCGAACCTGTTCACCCGCTTCAACCAGATCGACGCGTCGACCACCCGCTCCCACGGCGGCACCGGTCTCGGCCTGGCCATCAGTCGCGAACTGGCCCGCGCCATGCAAGGGGACATCAGCTTCGAGACGGCGGACAACCTCGGGGCCGTTTTCAAGGTCACCGTCGCGCTTCCTCCCGCCACCGGCCAGCAGCGTCGCTACACGGATCAAAATGTTTCGATCAATCGCACGGTGTGGGTTTTCGACGGAGATGCCCACGACATGTCTGCCTTGGAAAATGCCCTGATCCAAACCGGCACCCGTTTTCGCCGGATAGGCTGCGAGGAGGCGGACAAACTGCCGCAGGACGGCGACGGTCCGATGCACATCCTGTTTCCTCGCGCCTACCGCCCGGACACCCTCGCTGCCGCCCAACGCATCGCGACCGCCGTGGCCCAACGCACCCCGCGCCCGGTCCTGATTGGTATTCAGCCCACCCAGACCCAACTTTCCTCCCCCACTCCCTTCGACTTCGAGCTCACCGCGCCGCTGCGGCGCCGGGTGCTGATCGATGTGCTCAATGGTCAGCGGCCGATCGATGACGAAACCGCACCAGTCGCCACGAAGGACGCTCCCAGTGCCCCCGCCTCCGGCAAGAATTTGCGGGTGCTCGTCGTCGAAGACCATCCCGTCAATCGCGAGCTCGTCCAAACCATGCTGAAGTTCCTGGGTCTCGCCCCGGACTTTGCCGAAAACGGCGCCATTGCCGTCGAACAACTAAAGAAAAAACCCTACGATATCGCGCTCGTGGATATTCAAATGCCCGTCATGGATGGCTTTGCTGTGGCGGATTGGGTGCGATCGAGCTGGCACAACCGCTGGAGTCGTCCCAAGTTGATCGCAGTCACCGCCAATGCAACGCAGCGCGATCGCGAACGTTGCCTTAGCGCTGGCTTGGATGACTACGTCGCCAAACCCATCACCCTGAACATACTTTCACAATTGATCGACCAAGCCAAATCCCCGTCTCCCAACTCGGACGACGACTCCCGCCCAGCTGACTCCGACGCGGCCAAGTCGCCGACAACCGGCTCCGGCTCTGCCGGCAACCATCTCGTTGATTGGGCCAATTTCGACAGCATTATCGCCTTCACCAACGCGAGTGAAAGCCCTTCGGTATTGCGACGGATCATTCAAACCTATCAGGCCGACAGCAAGACGGTGCTCGACGCAGTTGAAGCGCTCGACCCCAGCAATCACACCGAAGCCCGCAAGCTCCTGCACAAACTCAAAGGCTCGACCGGGTCGCTGGCGCTCATGGGTGCCGTCGATTCGATCAGAAAACTGCACGACCCGATGGAAGCGCCTTCTCCCGAGGTGCGCGCCGAAATGTTGCAGAACATTCGTCGCGACACCGTGCTCGCCGTGGAAGCCGTGTTCGCGCGTTATCCCTGGCTCAACGAAGGGTGA
- the ettA gene encoding energy-dependent translational throttle protein EttA: MAKGDEPKVIFSMIGVSKKIERKEILRDISLSFYHGAKIGVLGLNGAGKSSLMRILAGQDQEIDGRVHFEPGYTVGMLEQEPHLTAGATVRACVEEGVKALTDLVAAYDATWDEIAEAADDATRDAITDKQGELQEKIDALDAWDVAPQVEMAMDALRCPPGDTPVDTLSGGERRRVALARLLLQKPDVLLLDEPTNHLDTESVHWLEQHLARYVGTVIAVTHDRYFLDNVAGWILELDRGHGIPWQGNYSGWLEQKQRRLAIEQRTEDRRQKAMKRELAWIRQGARARQAKGQARINAYEAMLNQDVEEQEREFEIVIPPGPRLGDLVVEAKTVRKAYGDKLLFDKLEFALPPGGIVGVVGPNGAGKTTLFRMIIGDEKPDAGELRVGPTVAIAHVDQSRDSLPDAATIYEAISEGNETLSLGNRDVNARAYCSQFGFTGADQQKKVGVLSGGERNRVHLARLLKRGANLILLDEPTNDLDVNSIRALEDALESFAGCAVVVSHDRWFLDRTATHILAFEGDSEVTWYRGNYSAYLEDYKKRKGHDADRPQRIKYRKLSR; the protein is encoded by the coding sequence ATGGCCAAAGGCGACGAACCCAAAGTGATTTTTTCCATGATCGGCGTCTCGAAAAAAATCGAGCGCAAGGAGATCCTGCGCGACATCTCCCTCTCGTTTTATCACGGCGCGAAGATCGGTGTGCTCGGTCTTAACGGGGCGGGAAAATCCTCGCTCATGCGCATCCTCGCCGGTCAGGACCAAGAGATCGATGGACGGGTCCACTTCGAGCCCGGCTACACCGTGGGCATGCTGGAGCAGGAGCCGCATCTCACCGCAGGTGCCACGGTGCGGGCGTGTGTGGAAGAGGGCGTGAAAGCGCTCACCGATTTGGTCGCGGCCTATGATGCCACTTGGGATGAAATCGCGGAAGCGGCCGACGACGCCACGCGTGATGCCATCACCGACAAGCAGGGGGAGTTGCAGGAAAAGATCGACGCGCTCGATGCCTGGGATGTCGCGCCGCAAGTCGAGATGGCGATGGACGCCCTCCGCTGTCCTCCCGGCGACACGCCGGTGGATACGCTGTCGGGCGGTGAACGTCGCCGCGTCGCCCTCGCGCGTTTGCTACTGCAAAAACCCGATGTGCTCCTGCTCGACGAGCCGACCAATCACCTCGACACCGAGAGCGTGCATTGGCTGGAGCAACACCTCGCCCGTTACGTGGGCACGGTCATCGCCGTGACGCACGATCGCTACTTTCTCGATAACGTGGCGGGTTGGATTCTCGAACTCGACCGCGGTCACGGCATCCCGTGGCAAGGCAACTATTCCGGCTGGCTCGAACAAAAGCAGCGCCGCCTCGCCATCGAGCAACGCACGGAAGATCGTCGCCAGAAGGCCATGAAACGTGAGCTCGCCTGGATTCGTCAAGGCGCCCGCGCCCGGCAGGCCAAGGGACAGGCTCGCATCAACGCTTATGAGGCGATGCTTAACCAGGATGTGGAGGAGCAGGAACGGGAATTTGAAATCGTCATCCCGCCCGGTCCGCGGCTGGGCGATCTGGTGGTCGAAGCCAAAACGGTGCGCAAAGCGTATGGCGACAAATTGCTCTTCGACAAACTGGAGTTCGCGTTACCTCCCGGCGGCATCGTCGGCGTGGTCGGCCCGAACGGCGCGGGCAAGACGACGTTGTTTCGCATGATCATCGGCGACGAAAAACCCGACGCCGGCGAGCTGCGGGTCGGACCGACCGTGGCGATTGCCCATGTCGATCAGTCGCGGGATTCGCTGCCGGATGCGGCGACCATTTACGAGGCGATCAGCGAGGGCAATGAGACCCTGTCCCTCGGCAACCGTGACGTGAATGCGCGGGCCTACTGCTCACAATTTGGATTCACCGGCGCCGATCAGCAGAAGAAAGTCGGCGTGCTGTCCGGCGGCGAACGCAACCGCGTGCATCTCGCGCGTCTGCTCAAGCGCGGCGCCAATCTCATCCTCCTCGACGAGCCGACCAACGACCTCGATGTGAACTCGATTCGCGCCTTGGAAGACGCGCTCGAATCGTTCGCCGGGTGCGCCGTGGTCGTATCGCACGATCGCTGGTTTCTCGATCGCACGGCCACCCACATTCTGGCGTTTGAAGGCGACTCCGAGGTGACGTGGTATCGCGGCAATTACAGCGCTTATCTCGAAGATTATAAGAAGCGCAAAGGTCACGACGCCGACCGCCCGCAACGCATCAAATACCGCAAGTTGTCGCGGTAG
- the msrA gene encoding peptide-methionine (S)-S-oxide reductase MsrA: MSESEIPNSESIVVGGGCFWCTEAAYRMVPGVLSVESGYAVGDDPAPTYEKICGGQTGHAEVVRVTYDPTQVELARILALFWKMHDPTTLNRQGADTGTQYRSIILWADEAQRVAAAASRAEADAAWGGKVVTELAELTTFYPAEVYHDDYFARNPQAGYCQMVIAPKLDKFRREI, translated from the coding sequence ATGAGCGAATCAGAGATTCCCAATTCCGAATCGATTGTGGTGGGGGGCGGGTGCTTCTGGTGCACCGAGGCCGCCTATCGCATGGTGCCGGGCGTATTGTCGGTGGAAAGCGGATACGCCGTCGGCGACGATCCCGCGCCAACCTATGAAAAAATCTGCGGCGGGCAGACGGGCCACGCCGAAGTCGTGCGAGTGACGTATGATCCGACGCAGGTGGAGCTCGCGCGCATTCTGGCGTTGTTCTGGAAAATGCACGATCCCACCACGCTCAATCGCCAGGGGGCGGACACGGGCACGCAATACCGATCCATCATCCTGTGGGCGGACGAGGCGCAGCGCGTGGCCGCCGCAGCTTCGCGGGCCGAGGCCGATGCGGCGTGGGGCGGCAAGGTCGTCACCGAACTGGCTGAGTTGACGACCTTTTATCCGGCGGAGGTTTATCACGACGATTACTTCGCGCGGAATCCGCAGGCAGGATACTGCCAGATGGTGATCGCCCCGAAATTGGACAAATTTCGGCGTGAAATCTGA
- a CDS encoding response regulator, whose amino-acid sequence MIDEAPMPLSRERPPPSSAGRVAIALVEDDPHFCLFLESMLEASPRHRVIATANSAAEALAWDAAVQPHVLLVDVGLPDRSGAELVADLVARHPAALVLMLTAETDAAIVLQAIQGGASGYILKGGREEEILGAIDDALAGGAPMSPSIARKVLGLMRGPGNVKPAVKSGGAALAILTERESNLLERVAAGAGDKEIAEALGLSRSTVKNALLVIYQKWRVRSRTEAAVKFTRLTEG is encoded by the coding sequence GTGATTGACGAAGCTCCGATGCCGTTGTCCCGGGAACGCCCCCCTCCATCATCTGCCGGCCGAGTCGCCATCGCGTTGGTGGAAGACGATCCCCATTTTTGCCTGTTCCTCGAATCAATGCTGGAGGCAAGTCCGCGGCACCGAGTGATTGCTACGGCGAACTCCGCAGCTGAGGCGCTGGCGTGGGATGCGGCGGTGCAACCGCACGTGCTATTGGTCGACGTCGGCTTGCCTGACCGTTCGGGGGCGGAGTTGGTGGCTGACTTGGTGGCGCGGCATCCGGCGGCGCTCGTGCTCATGCTGACCGCGGAGACCGATGCGGCGATCGTGTTGCAGGCTATTCAGGGGGGGGCCAGTGGCTACATTCTCAAAGGTGGACGTGAGGAAGAGATTCTGGGGGCGATCGACGATGCCTTGGCGGGCGGAGCGCCGATGTCGCCGTCGATTGCGCGCAAAGTGTTGGGCCTGATGCGCGGCCCCGGAAACGTCAAACCGGCGGTCAAATCCGGGGGCGCAGCGTTGGCGATTCTGACCGAGCGGGAGAGCAACCTATTGGAACGCGTTGCGGCGGGGGCTGGAGACAAGGAGATTGCGGAAGCCTTGGGACTCTCGCGTTCGACGGTGAAAAATGCGTTGTTGGTGATCTACCAAAAGTGGCGGGTGCGTTCGCGCACGGAGGCGGCGGTGAAGTTCACGCGACTGACGGAAGGGTAA
- a CDS encoding sensor histidine kinase, whose amino-acid sequence MDTAKHQATWQREARRLRFSDLDWEERFRSERIEQSQTRVRVMLIVAMLAVAGMGLGDVAANGRQFPEYVSLSLIHRFGLAIPMWMIMLISTGLPGHPRRSSWLYPVGVVVAMWAIVLLKWRHGLMFRDHYVVSNVFADIAGLLLISVFTLPMLFRTTLGMIVVASVGIVGLFALFDYIIPQIKTVLILSSSLAGTGSAVLALAWLREVGERRDFAQREIMAGLNRELGRLNAEKNEFMAAAAHDLRSPLAAVRGLAGQLRLGRMADPDRQAKALSAIDDLSGRMLEVVNNYLGEHALESGTLPVRLEMVDLRKVIGPAAERHGPAAQTKEQQVLAPAGATVWARTDVTLLGQVLDNFLSNALKFSPRGATVELDVFVATDGSRARLMVTDQGPGVPAAEQDQLFRKFGRTSVRPTGGEESHGIGLAVTKRLAEAMGGAVGCDSPVNAVGTGATFWVELPAN is encoded by the coding sequence ATGGACACCGCGAAACACCAGGCAACGTGGCAACGGGAGGCGCGAAGGTTGCGGTTTTCGGATCTGGATTGGGAGGAACGGTTCCGGTCCGAACGCATCGAGCAAAGTCAGACGCGCGTGCGGGTGATGTTGATCGTGGCGATGCTGGCGGTGGCGGGCATGGGACTGGGCGATGTCGCGGCCAACGGGCGGCAGTTTCCCGAATACGTTTCGCTGTCGCTGATCCATCGGTTCGGTTTGGCGATTCCGATGTGGATGATCATGTTGATTTCGACGGGGTTGCCCGGTCACCCGCGGCGCTCGTCGTGGTTGTATCCGGTCGGTGTCGTGGTGGCGATGTGGGCGATCGTGCTGTTGAAGTGGCGCCACGGGTTGATGTTCCGGGACCACTACGTCGTCTCCAACGTCTTTGCCGATATTGCCGGCCTGCTGCTGATCAGCGTCTTCACCTTGCCCATGTTGTTTCGCACGACGTTGGGGATGATCGTGGTGGCGAGCGTCGGGATCGTCGGATTGTTCGCCCTGTTTGACTACATCATCCCCCAGATCAAAACGGTGTTGATTCTAAGTTCCAGTTTGGCGGGAACGGGCTCCGCCGTGCTGGCCTTGGCGTGGCTCCGCGAGGTGGGCGAGCGGCGGGACTTTGCGCAACGCGAAATCATGGCGGGATTAAACCGGGAGCTGGGTCGATTGAACGCCGAGAAGAACGAGTTCATGGCGGCAGCGGCGCACGACCTGCGGTCCCCTTTGGCGGCGGTGCGCGGTTTGGCCGGACAACTGCGGCTGGGGCGGATGGCTGATCCCGACCGGCAAGCCAAGGCTCTCAGCGCGATCGATGATCTCAGTGGACGCATGTTGGAGGTGGTGAACAACTACCTCGGGGAGCACGCGCTCGAGTCGGGCACGTTGCCCGTGCGGCTGGAAATGGTGGATTTGCGCAAAGTGATCGGACCGGCGGCCGAGCGTCACGGACCGGCCGCGCAAACCAAGGAGCAGCAAGTGCTGGCGCCAGCGGGCGCGACGGTGTGGGCGCGCACGGATGTGACGTTGCTGGGTCAGGTGTTGGACAATTTTTTAAGCAACGCGCTCAAGTTCAGTCCGCGCGGGGCGACGGTGGAACTCGATGTCTTCGTGGCCACCGACGGTTCGCGGGCGCGTCTGATGGTGACCGACCAAGGCCCGGGCGTGCCGGCGGCGGAGCAGGATCAACTCTTCCGTAAGTTTGGCCGCACCAGTGTGCGGCCGACCGGTGGTGAAGAGAGCCACGGCATCGGACTCGCGGTGACCAAGCGACTGGCCGAGGCGATGGGCGGCGCGGTGGGGTGTGATTCTCCCGTCAACGCCGTCGGCACGGGGGCGACGTTTTGGGTGGAGTTGCCCGCGAATTGA
- a CDS encoding autotransporter-associated beta strand repeat-containing protein — MNFALPLPVLCSPPAGARSRRSPALRVSLLFLALSLPAFTSRGQYFHPEIILYQDGVQPDNVYNTDPAETPGDTFDFILRAAPGTTVTELGELRTRYRGNYIPWQYENPPVNFYIAEGNTLIMDWANFGGQKSPQNDPYWAGANVYVQYDLFGVRPTGTVIFNRDFDISGGYAIQAGTGKAGGNLSVKSQGTVIFKGNFNSQGAYNGRSGDILLSNATVEFQGNVNNRSSDMLEGNAVMLHQSGPAGNIAITDSIVTFRGMVDSSVSRPDIFSAYDGGDHVISGSNSVVTFEQRVDQSGDGKNNRQEYDTGVGGALTISDGATVGYLGDLVSNGAAGGTAGGNGGGITISGPGTAVTFEGTVSRLPGLRSDNGAGRGGNFTLSGGTARFETGSALQIAREDGAGTAGILKLQGGTLEVPTLGWLTDPNSFRGAMTFTTGTLRTTASSAGAPVSLGASSALGAGFNTAATGDRTLDTKDNLTFDATVALNGAGSFTKAGTGTLTLAGVHTYTGDTVVSGGTLVINGFLASDTVSIGSGTTLGGSGSFGGLVTLQAGATLAPGNSPGTITFTDGLTLIDGSILDFELGTLSDMIAVTGGTLTGPSDGTVTLNFTNSGGFTAGTYTLFDFSSGATTLSNFDLTDFAFGSLISGYDYSLNFFGDTLQLTSVTSAVPEPATCAILFGFTALSFASIRRRRLYHNSCYRSTRLLNSRATPPKTSPPCRRR, encoded by the coding sequence ATGAACTTCGCCCTCCCTTTGCCAGTCCTCTGCTCACCTCCCGCCGGTGCCAGGAGCCGCCGCAGTCCCGCGCTCCGCGTTTCACTTCTGTTCCTCGCGCTGTCGCTCCCGGCCTTCACCAGTCGGGGGCAATATTTTCACCCGGAAATAATCCTCTATCAAGACGGCGTGCAGCCCGACAATGTTTACAACACCGACCCAGCGGAGACCCCGGGAGATACCTTCGACTTCATCCTGCGTGCTGCGCCCGGCACCACCGTGACAGAACTCGGGGAGCTCAGGACCAGATATCGCGGAAATTACATCCCTTGGCAGTATGAGAATCCGCCGGTCAATTTTTACATCGCCGAAGGAAACACGCTCATCATGGACTGGGCTAATTTCGGCGGCCAAAAATCCCCGCAGAACGACCCTTACTGGGCCGGGGCCAACGTTTACGTGCAATATGATTTGTTCGGAGTCAGACCGACGGGAACCGTCATCTTCAACCGCGACTTCGACATCAGCGGCGGGTATGCCATCCAAGCCGGCACCGGCAAGGCGGGCGGCAATCTGTCGGTAAAAAGCCAGGGGACCGTGATATTCAAAGGCAACTTCAACAGCCAGGGCGCGTATAACGGTCGCAGCGGTGACATCCTGCTCTCCAATGCGACCGTCGAATTTCAGGGCAACGTGAACAACCGATCAAGCGACATGCTGGAGGGCAATGCCGTCATGCTCCACCAATCGGGTCCGGCGGGAAACATCGCCATCACTGATAGCATCGTGACGTTCAGGGGCATGGTGGATAGTTCCGTCAGCCGGCCCGACATCTTCAGCGCCTATGACGGGGGCGACCATGTCATCTCGGGGAGCAACTCCGTCGTCACGTTCGAGCAACGCGTCGACCAGTCCGGCGATGGAAAAAACAACCGCCAGGAGTATGATACGGGCGTGGGCGGGGCGCTTACCATCAGCGACGGGGCCACGGTGGGCTACTTGGGTGATCTCGTCAGCAATGGTGCCGCGGGCGGCACCGCGGGCGGCAACGGGGGCGGCATCACAATTTCTGGCCCCGGCACGGCGGTGACCTTTGAGGGAACGGTCAGTCGGCTCCCCGGTCTTCGCAGCGACAACGGCGCCGGCCGGGGCGGTAATTTCACGCTCTCGGGCGGCACCGCTCGCTTCGAGACCGGCTCGGCCCTCCAAATCGCCCGCGAAGACGGCGCGGGCACCGCCGGCATCTTGAAGCTCCAAGGCGGCACGCTCGAGGTTCCGACCCTCGGTTGGTTGACCGATCCGAATTCCTTCCGCGGCGCCATGACTTTCACCACCGGCACCTTGCGCACCACCGCGTCATCGGCGGGAGCTCCGGTCAGCCTCGGCGCTTCCTCCGCGCTCGGTGCCGGGTTCAACACCGCGGCGACCGGCGACCGCACCCTCGACACCAAGGACAATCTCACGTTCGACGCCACCGTGGCCCTCAACGGCGCCGGCAGCTTCACCAAGGCTGGCACCGGCACGCTCACCCTCGCGGGCGTGCACACCTACACGGGCGACACCGTCGTCTCCGGCGGCACGTTGGTGATCAACGGCTTCCTCGCCAGTGACACCGTCTCCATCGGTTCCGGCACCACGCTCGGCGGGTCCGGCTCCTTCGGCGGCCTCGTGACACTCCAAGCTGGCGCGACCCTCGCGCCCGGCAATTCACCCGGCACCATCACCTTCACCGACGGACTCACACTCATCGACGGCTCGATCCTGGATTTTGAGCTGGGCACCCTCAGCGACATGATCGCCGTCACCGGCGGCACGCTGACCGGTCCGTCAGACGGCACCGTCACGCTGAACTTCACCAACTCCGGCGGATTCACCGCCGGCACTTACACGCTCTTCGATTTCTCCAGCGGAGCGACGACGCTGAGTAACTTTGATCTCACGGACTTCGCCTTCGGTTCCCTCATCTCCGGATACGACTACTCGCTCAATTTCTTCGGTGACACGCTGCAACTCACCTCGGTGACCTCCGCCGTCCCCGAACCCGCCACCTGCGCGATCCTATTCGGCTTCACCGCCCTCAGCTTCGCCTCCATTCGCCGGCGGCGTTTATATCATAACTCCTGTTACCGATCGACCCGCCTCCTCAATTCGCGGGCAACTCCACCCAAAACGTCGCCCCCGTGCCGACGGCGTTGA